The DNA sequence ttattgactaatgataactttatttatattagtacaattaagtaaatatttaaactattaatttctaaaatttgaattaggtaatttagtatttttaatgatgatgtttaggataaaataaatttttatgatacttatataaaattttaaagttaaaaaataaaagagtttatttattatatttatgtttattataaattttttattttaaaattattttattttaaactattatataaatttttaaagaatttgaaaaaataaattattcttcatttataaacatgtttattataatttttttaaattttaaaagctattttaccaaatatAATTATGGTGCTTGTgcttattaaaagttatttttaatttgattttattaaacGTAAGTGTTGTAGCTTTTAAAAAGCTGTCTTTTAAAAAACAGCTttcataagctacttttaaaaaataaaaattttatcaaaccaaGCCTTAGTAGCATTGCTCCCCTTTTTGTATTACTATTTTCCAAAtctcagtttatttttattaagatttttcaactTCAATTATAAGTTATcacgatgatgataatgataaaaACGAGTAGCATGACACATGTTATGAGGAAAGGAAgtggattttttaatttttttcaattatttaataaaatataatattttattatttaatatcttcttttacatattttttttctacttaaagaatataatataaactaaaaattacactttactaaataatagagtaaaaaaaatctgaaaaaatccTTTCCTTATTATCTGTACAGCCTTGTGGGTTTCACTTAGGCTtagtttagtaaaatttttacttttcaaaaatagcttataaaagctaacttttaaaagatgtctttttaaaagttgtaacatttatatttggtaaatcaaattaaaaattgcttttaataatcacaaacaacaacaattgcatttggtaaaatagtttttaaaatttaaaaatattataatagacataaatgcaagtattaaatttaaaaattagttaacatataagattatattagatttttaaattttgaaaaacacaagctaactttgaaaagctctatcTTAGATGCTTTCAAAAGTATCCtgatcttttaaaagctgcaagcacaagcacatgatcttttttatttaccaaacacaaaatgaggagtTTGAGCTTTTAAAAAGCATAAATACCTCTTCAAcaagctttaccaaaccaagccttattATTATGATTCCATCTTAAGTATTTTCTTATCGAAATCTAACGCTGGGAATCTGGGATTGTGCAAAATGCTCATCCTAGATCCACGGCTCATGTTTCGCTCTTGTGGCGGGAAAATAAGGCGCACTGGCGCTGGAAATAAGGCGGGAGagcaaagaaaaaatgaaaaagagacgAGATAAATTAGCACACataattatttaacaaattaTTAGTACCCGTACTTAAATTTTAAGGTAAAGTTAATTATTGGGTGCTTTTACTATGTTTATTTCGATAGTGTGAAAGTGAGGTAGGAGCGTGAGTTGCAATTTCCCGTGTTGGACTGGATAGGACAACACCGACGGCAAGGACAGCCTTTTGTGCAAAATGGGTCCCTCCCATAAATTTTTGGTGTCCGTTTACGTTCTCCAATCTCCATTCTACGCTacttcttttgttctttttcccATTTCTCTCGTATTTACATTATCGCCACTCCCCACTCCTCTTCCtgcatttctctcttttttcctttTGATTCACATACGTCCATTCCAGTCACTCTATTTTCTACTTCTGTGCTTTTTTTCTTTGTAACTGTAGGTTCATCACACACCACACATTATTGCCGTACTAAATCACAACTTGATGGTAGTAATAATTCAAATTTTTGACGTGTCAATATCATTCAAGTCCTTCATGTTAATAAAGGACAAACAATCCTTCACTAGCAAGCAACTCTCTTAATTGGCATGTAGTACTATGTACACAAGGTTCTTGACTGTTGAGTGTTGAGTCTTGTGTATATCTACACAAAATTTACCCCGTCCATAACTATAATCATTTCAAATTTAACAAAAGATTATCACATCCTTGTGAATTTATAAACTCTCACGTGGGATACATTCTTGTTTTGTATATTAAGATTATGATaaggataaaataaaacaaataatagtCGCAGTAGTAGGAGACAAATTTGGGGGAGAGAAAGGTAATTGACATATTGAGGCGGAGGGAGTAACAGTAACTAGAGAAAAGCAAAACCCGCAAGTGGTATTGGTATTTGTTGGTCATGCGTAAACTCAGCTCCCTCCAAGCGCATGATTAAAGAGCCCACCCTCCCGTACTGACGTggcatcctctcattggaacatTTTGTCTCGTTGGAATTCATTCCAACACAGCCAATAAACAATATCAGTCACACTCTTCTCTCTGTGTGTGTTTTTACCTGTGTTTTTCTCTCTGCAGAATTTTCCAAATTTCTCCTCTATCCTCTCTCCTCTGCTGCTGAAATCCCCACACAAATCATCAGGAACGCACGATCTTCCGTACGAATGtaattttgatatttgattttGGAGCATTCCCTCTCATTTTGCTCGTTTCGTCCAATTTTATTTTCAGGTTAACTGGCTGAATTGGTTGTTTTAGTtgaaagtgaaagaaaaaaaaaatgcttgaAGCAATGGAAGGTTCCATGAATGGAGGCGTCCCGCAGTTACAGAGCTATGGAGATAGCAGCGAGGAGGAGCTCTCGGTGCTTCCTCGTCACACGAAAGTGGTGGTTACCGGAAATAACCGCACGAAATCGGTGCTCGTTGGTCTCCAAGGCGTGGTCAAGAAGGCCGTTGGACTAGGCGGTTGGCATTGGCTGGTAAATTCTCTTCACCAATGGTTACGGTTATTGCTATTCGCAATTGCCTGGTTCTAAATTTGAGTTACTAACCTGGTTTATCTTTGCATTGTTTatggttttcattttctttcttattaATGTCTTGTGTCAatcaatttttttgttcataatttgATTGCTATTTGGCCACCACTTTAATCTGTGATCAAATTAAATTATTGCTCTTAATCTGCTATTGATTTTCTGGTGCCTATCTCATTGAAATATGTACAATGaggtttacatattttttaaaccctACAGCATGAATTCTTAATCAGAATCATTTAAGCGCATGCACATATTTTTCAATTGAGATCTTCCAACTATTATTGGCTTCTAAAGGTTGCTGCTTGAATATAATTATTCCTTTTGTATTGCTTTTGAGTTACAATTTCTGATAATTAGCTGTGGTTGTTTATTGCATGTTTTATTTCATTGCTGGATCTGATGTATTTTGAGGTGTTCTTGGGATCAGTTGTTCATTGAGTGTTTTCTTTGGTTTTATTCATGGAAGGAGGGGAATTAAATGATCATTGCTTTAGTTTTGGTATTGCATTTGAGGTCTTAGCTTCGAATTGAGTACTTTTCATCCTTCCTGTACTACTTCCTAATTAGATTCATACTATTCCATGCTAGATTTTTCTCAGTCCAAAGGGGACAAATTGTTTGGGACTTTTTCCCCtgttgtttttcccttttttttttttttttcggggaAGGGAAAAAATAATACCTGGCTCATAAAAGGTTCATGCATGTTTCTGAATTCTGATTGTGCGGcctctttttttctttcccatagaaaaaaatagtaaataatatatttattaatcatGATTTAGAACTCCTTCGTTGTGGATAATTAAGATGTATATATTTATCTTATTTGGATCAGAATAAgtgatatatttataaaataaaataaaatgcttcattttctttctttgtttctttatttattaATCACCTTTTCATATTATTATATCATGTAAACAGTTCacttttttcagcctaactcgTATTTGCGGTGCTATTTTTGGAAATTTGAATTCCAAAGTTGCTTATGTGACCATCCAAAAGGCTAGTTGTTATTTTGTGCTTGGTGTATACGGATGCAGGTTCTTACAAATGGCATTGAAGTGAAGCTACAGCGGAATGCTCTTAGTGTGATTGAAGCACCCACTGGCAATGAGGAAGATAATGACCTTGAATTTGAAAACTTATCCTGGAATGGATCAGATATGGGTAAGTTTCCATTCGCAGCTACTGCATGCTGCAGCCTGCATGTACTAGGATTGTGTTTTCAATTATGAGGCTAACTTAATAAAAACTCTCAAATAAGTATATATCCTTATATAGTGTgtttggaaaaaatatttttggattcgaTTTGCAATGAAATGAATTGAAATTGgaaatgaattgaattggaaaTGAATTATTGTGTTTGAAATTAATGATGTAGAAtaagaatttatttaatttaaaaaataatataatgatataattttatattgttaACTTTTATTTGTCACGGAAGTTTTCAAATACCACCACAGTTACTAGCACGGTTGGCCCGATCCTCCCTGTCGGCTGACTTGGGCGGCAGGTGTGGTCGGTTTGGTCTGCCTAGCACCTGCCCAGGCAGCCAGAGTGATATTAATACTTAAATTGtaaaaatattgtttaatattttaagaCATTAAATTATTTCAATTCCAACTAAATCCTTTAAAAAAACAATCCCGCTACGTTACTAATAGTATTTctaccaacttctgccaactcttgaTTATGACTGTatttaatggaagtgtctttgtggatgtgtctaacaaaaatgtcttttttatagctgtgtttaataaaagtatctttatagatatattttctagaTGTGTCTCCTTATACacgtgtttaaaatataataattaattattgttgacaaTAAATTGACAGATAATATATTGGTGCCCTatatttttccttaaaaaaattaaGGAATTTGAGTTTAGTTATCTATTCTAaacaaaagatttgatttcaaatcaattCCAATTTCGTAAGATTCTTCTCCTATAAATGTAATGTAATATGCTTGTGTAATTCCTACTTACACGCATACAACCAGCAATAGACATATTGGAAGGctttgatattttatttgttaattacattaattcttgTTTCGGCTTCCTTGTCGTGGGCTTAGAAAGTGATGGAGTTTGGTAACATTTGATCCATTGTggcttttctttttgcttttagTTATTTCTAAATTTCTAGTGTCTTTAATTTTTTGACCCCACCGCAATTTCTCATCTTTATTTGTGCATTCTTTGATTTATCAGCATCCGACGACAGACGTAAGTCCCATAAATCGAGGCACAGAATGCATAGATCATTGGGATCATCACATAAGACTATGAGTAGGTCCTTCTCTGGTGATTCACTGTCTAAGGGTTCTTCTGCTTCTACGCCGAATGGGTCCACGGTACTTTACTGTTTCTTATTCATAATTTATATCCCACCCACTTTGCACGGTAAAATTTCATTATtcgttaatatttttattaacattatctatctcttattttattatttatttctctttAGAAGGTTTATTTAAGTAAGCTGGAGATGGCTGCATTGTGGAGATATTGGCGACATTTTAATCTGGTAAATTCATAACTCTACATGTTTTGGTTACAATTTCCCGGCAAAAGATGCGGTTGGAAGTGTGTCTCGTGTTTACTTACTCCTAAAATGGATTAGGTGGATGCCGTCCCAAACCCATCAAAAGAGCAGCTGGTAGACGTTGTTCAGAGGCATTTCATGTCACAGGTACCTAAAATATTTCGTGATTGAATCATTTTTCTCTTGCTAATCATCAGTGAAATGTTGTTTCATTGGTAATTATTGGAATATGACTCTGTTCCAAAGATGGTGTTTTTTTGTAGTGAACTCTGCATGGACCTAAATCGCCTGGAGTTTCTCTTAACTGGATGAATCTCAACCATAAGAAATATACAAATTTGTTGTGaagttaaatagtaaaatataaaaatatgtaagACAAATAAGCTGTGGTTAAATATATAACTAACGGGCTTGAGGTTATTTTTCTCTTAACTGGACCGTTGCATTCAAATGTGAATGCACCGTATATGATTAATCTTCCAGAAGTTTGATGTAGTACTTGAACGAGTATTTGGCAATTACTGGGGTCCTAACGTTGTGGTTTTTTCTTCTGAAGCAAATGGACGAGTTGCAGGTCATTGTGGGATTTGTTCAAGCTGCAAAGAGGCTCAAGACTGTGTGCGATTGACACATGGTGACATGGAACCAAATGGAGTGAGAAGTTATGATATTTTTGTAAGTTATAGTCTATGCTAACAGAGATAATGTGTGTAATATCCACTTCCATTCGTACTATGTAATATATTATCGGTGATTTTATCCTTGATATAGTAGTAGGTTAGTACTGGGGTTATAGAGGTTCTTACTTTGTCGTAGCAGCCAAGTTATGTAGATATATATTATATGAGAAATGTTAGCggcatcaaaatttattatttttgatcaTCACTTAGCCATCAACTCAATTCATTTAGTTTAGTAATTCAACAACATATTTTATTCGATACTTTTCAATATTAATGGCTAACTGATGGCTAAAAACAACAAATTCTGATGGTCTTTTAGTATTTCTCATATTATATATGTGACCTTGCAACTGGATCTATCCTTAGGGAAGTCTCCACAACTTTGTTTCCTTAAGCTTGATTCAATGTTCTTCTCAACTGGGAAGTGGGTTTTCTGAGACcataatgtatatatattttagttctCGTAACTTATGTTCTTCTTAACCAAATTGATTCTGTTATGATCATACATACTGGTCTCGCTGACCAGTGCCAGTGCTAATCCTTTGCTTATCTGTTTTTTGAGGACTAATTCATGAtgattttaaattgttattttctGTAATGACTTCGTTAAAATGTTTGCTAAGGTTGCTATTAGTTATTGTTTTTGAGATTGGTTGTAGAATCAGGGATtagaaattttttcttttcttttttggtaaTTTTCTAGAAGTGTTGCCAAAATATTTGCTTTTGTCGATTTGACTCggtatttctgtttttctttttcaatattaGGCATTATGCATCAGTGGCAGATTAGTTAAGTTAAATTAGTCGGTTAATCATAGTTTTTATCGCGGATGGCGGCTCATGACGGTGAGCCAAAAATCCGCCATAAAGTTATAGCAGATGGCGTTGCGAAAAATGGCGTAAATGGCGAATTACCTAAAAAATACACATATGTacaaaaaaatgtagaaaaattgcaaatataataaactataaaatatatCTATATAAGCAACTTTGTAGTCATAAAACATCCAATGAATATAGCAAATAAAGTAGCAAATTTAGCAAATAAACATAACATCAAGTTCAAATTATAATTCAAAAGTCATAAGCAAGTCATAAAATAGAagacataaaatataaaaactataAACCATCTACATTCTAAATCTCATCAAATTCATCCAAATTAACACGATTATTATCGTGTCCCTTTGCCCCCTCATCATCCTCTAATTCGGTAtcattgaattgaatctcttcttgttcttcttcattttcagaatcctcttcatctttaaattctggttcttcttcctcttccacaATTACTgcgtttctttttcctttttttgaagCCTTAGACCCACTTGGTCTACCCTTTGCACCACCTCTTGTAGTTGcaggttcttttctttttctattttattgtcTTCTAGTATTTGTCGTAGGCTCATGTCCTCCCATTGCTTCAAACACAAGGTTCTAACTCAAAGTGTTGTCATCTTGATGAACCAAATCAGCATCATCATCCACATTATCATCATCTCAAAAGGTGGCAGTCCCAATTTCTCCCACTAACCACTCATTACACTCATCAATGTCATTGAGTGCAATAGTGTCAACTTCATCTTTAAGGTTGTACCTCTCGATGAGTTGTTGGTTATACTTTATGAAGACCAAACTCTCCATCCTTTCatgatcaagcctatttctttTCTTAGTATGAATATGCTCAAATATACTCTAATTGCGCTCACATCCCGAAGCACTACAAGTCAAGTTCAAGATCTTATTGATAGCAAGGTCTCGCATGTCTGGAGCTTCATGCTCATATGTCCGCCACCAAAAtgctataaaattaaaataaatttgtctAAGCTTTTAATCGAACTAAATTTATAAagttttgtaaaatttataaCAATCTTACCGGGTGAAATCTTTTTCCTTTGAGATTTTGCAAAATCTGATCCAAAAAGTCCATAGCCGACCTTGTATAGTGCTTGCTCCTCCAATATCTTCTGTTGCACTTGACTTGGCACCAATCTAGTGATGCACTCAAACCACCCCTTTGTAACTTCTAAATCCAGCTCAATCCGAGGGGTTATCATAAAACAACTCGGGATTTAGAAAATGGCCAGCTGCATGCAACGGAGTACTTGCTCTCATCATTAAGAAATATTTTCATGATGCATTCCTTTGCCTTCAATATTGTTTCATAAATATATACCATTGGTGGCTTTTTCTCCCTATCAACAAGTCTAAGCACCCGAGTAAGAGGGCCCATGATCTTAAGGATGTACTTGACATGATTCCAAAAGGAGGGCATGATAACAATCTTTGTTGTCTCCCTCCCCTTTGTCTCCTTTGACAACTTATTCTTTGCCCATTCATCTGAAGTGAACATTCTTCTCATATTTCCTTTCTCCTCATAAAGCCTTTCCAAAGAGAGAAATGACGTGGCAAATCGGGTGACTGTATGCCTTACCAACTCCTTGTTATTTGTGAAGTGTCTCAACATAACTAACGTGCTAGAGTGACTATAAGTGAAGCTAACCAAAGAAATGGCCCTTTTATGGTTTTTTGAATTAATGGTAACTTCCCAATGTCCTCAAGCATCAAATCCAAACAGTGGGCAGCACAAGGGGTCCAAAAAAATTTGGTCTTTTCTCCATCAGCAACTTACTGGCAAGAACATAATTGCTCCCACTTTATCAGTTACAACTTGAACAACGTTGTGCTCACCAATTTCCTCCACAACATCATCAACAAGAAAATTAATAATGCTTCTTTGCCTCTTATCCATCCAAGTATCTGACATAATAAAGCAACCATACTTTTTCAATTGTTCTTTATGACCCTTCAACAATCCTTTGGTGTATTCCAACTCCTCATTAAGCAGTGGGCCTCTTAGAGCATGATAACTGGGAGCAGGTAAATTGGGACCAAAGCTTCCAACAGCCCACAATATTTCTTGAAAACTCTTCAACTTTATTGGGTTCAATGGAATCCCAGCTTGGTAGAACCACCGTGCTATGTATCGATGAACTCTACGAACTGCTTCCTTATTACATACTTCCTTGATGTTTTGCTGCCTCAATTTCTCtcttttgtttcttgcaatgGCAGTTTCAGGTCTTCTAACAAACAAGTCTATTGGACCTCTCATGCTAGTTGCACCCTTGCTAGCACTACTTGCACCCCCCTCTAGCTGCTGCCATTGGAGCTGGATTATGAGGTTCATCAATCCATTGAGTATCTTCCTCCGACAATTCGAACCCCAAACTCTCTAAGTCAAGTTCCCTAGCATTGACACTCTGTTCTTCGGTGCTTTCTAGTGTGGCACTTTGTCTTCCTCGATTCTTTTTCTGATTGTAATACTCCCATAATTCAGCAATAACATCTTTTAGGATCATCTTACATCCAGCAATGTTTCCAGGCTTGATCATTAAGTACTCTTTTACCAGTGTGATGCCTCCTTTCATAATTTTCCACAAAAATTACATACAGTGTCAttagtattttcttcttctacagTACTAATATATTTTTAGCCTGGGTCAACTCTATTAGAACGAAAAGGAGCTGCGGGACCAACAGGGACAGTACCAACAGTAGGACCAGCAGAGGCAGGGGTAGGAGCATTAAAATCAAGGGCTTGTCTAGAAGTGGACATAGTGAATTGAAGTCCGAATGGGaaaaaaattggaagaagagaAGTTCTACACTGATTATTAGTAAAGAAGGGGCAACagggaagagagaaaagaaaaaaataggacCAGAGAAGATGAAACACATTGTACAAACTAGCAGTGATGAGCAGGTAATGAGCATCAGTGATGATCGGTGCCACCAGCAGTGGCGGCGACGGGCGGCGCGACGAGCGGCGGCAATGGGTGGCAGCGTGGCTCAGAAATCAGCGTCACAGAGATGAAGAGAAGGTTTTTTTCGAAGAAGAGGCTGATAAGCgggtattttatacgctttttgtcatcattttcatatagtttttgttatgttttgtttgagttttattatgttttcataggttttagtgcaaaattcatatttttggattctactttgagtttgtgtgttttatgataaTTTCAGGtgaattctggctgaaattgagaagttttaaaaaagtctgattcagagacagagaaaggactgcaaatgccgtcagattctgacctccattcactcgaaggagcatttctggagctacagaatttcaaatggcgtgctcttaatggctatggaaagctaacatctagggatttccagaaatatataatagtttatactttgctctggaaatgaaggtccaaaattggcgttcaatgccatcaCTTCACCCTCTTCCTGGCGTTGGACGTCCAAAAGGGAGTAgctggcgtccaacacccaaaaaggagtccaaagctggcgttcaatgcccaagaagggtactagctcgtggagtcacccttagctcagcccaaacactcaccaagtgggcccagaagtggattttcgcactatcaACCTAGTTTATcctattttctgtaatccttagttatcagattagtatatataggaggagatcacccttgtttaggatcttcttctcCCATCTTTGCCCATTCAAACCTTTCATTActtttctgtaagctatgagtcactaacctcctaggtgaagtttaggagctctgctgacttttatagattaataatatcagtattctatttcaatctatgcttgattccattctaagatgtatcttcattcttcatcgtaatgaattgggagtgtaacttgaccgtcatccctattctacatgggttcttgcgagtccttacaagcttgattatacatctcttagacggctaatccacgacatTGTTAGGGACTTGGAGACATTAGTTAAGCCGAGgtacggggcgattagggcctttgtggtagaggctagaatcatgAAGCaccattctctgatccagaagatccgaccttgtctgtggcgctttgagtaggatcatcaagggaatggactgctagagctttacccccgttcagattggatgaccactgacctggcatttgatctgaagcagagaagattaatgaccactgacctggcgttagtcacttacagcctgccatggaatgaatcatcagaagttgaagtagacagtgagaaaagttgatccagaaggaggaagcatctccaaagc is a window from the Arachis hypogaea cultivar Tifrunner chromosome 17, arahy.Tifrunner.gnm2.J5K5, whole genome shotgun sequence genome containing:
- the LOC112764999 gene encoding uncharacterized protein isoform X2, with the translated sequence MLEAMEGSMNGGVPQLQSYGDSSEEELSVLPRHTKVVVTGNNRTKSVLVGLQGVVKKAVGLGGWHWLVLTNGIEVKLQRNALSVIEAPTGNEEDNDLEFENLSWNGSDMASDDRRKSHKSRHRMHRSLGSSHKTMSRSFSGDSLSKGSSASTPNGSTVYLSKLEMAALWRYWRHFNLVDAVPNPSKEQLVDVVQRHFMSQQMDELQVIVGFVQAAKRLKTVCD
- the LOC112764999 gene encoding uncharacterized protein isoform X1, with amino-acid sequence MLEAMEGSMNGGVPQLQSYGDSSEEELSVLPRHTKVVVTGNNRTKSVLVGLQGVVKKAVGLGGWHWLVLTNGIEVKLQRNALSVIEAPTGNEEDNDLEFENLSWNGSDMASDDRRKSHKSRHRMHRSLGSSHKTMSRSFSGDSLSKGSSASTPNGSTKVYLSKLEMAALWRYWRHFNLVDAVPNPSKEQLVDVVQRHFMSQQMDELQVIVGFVQAAKRLKTVCD